In Stutzerimonas stutzeri, a genomic segment contains:
- the iscA gene encoding iron-sulfur cluster assembly protein IscA encodes MAISMTTAAANHVRRSLEGRGKGLGVRLGVRTTGCSGLAYVLEFVDEAAAEDSVFDSHGVKVIIDPKSLVYLDGTELDFVREGLNEGFKFNNPNVRGECGCGESFNI; translated from the coding sequence ATGGCTATCAGCATGACAACCGCCGCTGCCAATCACGTGCGCCGATCCCTGGAAGGGCGCGGCAAAGGACTAGGGGTCCGGTTGGGTGTTCGCACAACCGGTTGCTCTGGTCTGGCCTATGTACTCGAGTTCGTTGACGAAGCGGCTGCAGAGGATTCTGTATTCGACAGTCACGGCGTGAAGGTCATCATCGATCCCAAGAGCTTGGTTTACCTCGATGGCACGGAGCTAGATTTCGTCCGGGAAGGACTGAACGAAGGCTTTAAGTTCAATAACCCCAACGTGCGTGGCGAATGTGGCTGCGGCGAGAGCTTCAATATTTGA
- the iscU gene encoding Fe-S cluster assembly scaffold IscU — translation MAYSDKVIDHYENPRNVGKFDAEDPSIGTGMVGAPACGDVMRLQIKVNEQGIIEDAKFKTYGCGSAIASSSLATEWMKGKTLEEAETIKNTQLAEELALPPVKIHCSVLAEDAIKAAVRDYREKKGLPQA, via the coding sequence ATGGCATACAGTGATAAGGTCATTGACCACTACGAAAATCCCCGCAACGTCGGCAAGTTCGACGCTGAGGACCCCTCTATCGGCACCGGCATGGTCGGCGCCCCGGCTTGCGGCGATGTAATGCGCCTGCAGATCAAGGTCAACGAGCAGGGCATCATCGAAGACGCCAAGTTCAAGACCTATGGTTGTGGCTCGGCCATCGCCTCCAGTTCCCTTGCCACCGAATGGATGAAGGGCAAGACGCTGGAAGAGGCGGAAACCATCAAGAACACCCAGCTGGCTGAAGAGCTGGCACTGCCTCCGGTGAAGATTCATTGCTCGGTGCTGGCAGAAGACGCCATCAAGGCGGCCGTTCGCGATTATCGTGAGAAGAAAGGTTTGCCGCAGGCGTAA
- a CDS encoding IscS subfamily cysteine desulfurase: MKLPIYLDYSATTPVDPRVAEKMVECLTAEGNFGNPASRSHAFGWKAEEAVENARRQVAELVNADPREIVWTSGATESDNLAIKGVAHFYASKGKHIVTSKIEHKAVLDTTRQLEREGFEVTYIEPGEDGVITPAMVESALRDDTVLVSIMHVNNEIGTINDIAAIGELTRARGVLFHVDAAQSTGKVEIDLENMKVDLMSFSAHKTYGPKGVGALYVRRKPRVRLEAQMHGGGHERGMRSGTLAAHQSVGMGEAFRIAKEEMAAENERIAKLRDRFFKRVEHLEELYVNGSMTSRVPHNLNLSFNYVEGESLIMALKDLAVSSGSACTSASLEPSYVLRALGRNDELAHSSIRFTFGRFTTEEEVDYAAQKVSEAVTKLRELSPLWDMFKDGVDISQVEWAAH, encoded by the coding sequence ATGAAGTTGCCGATTTACCTGGATTACTCCGCTACCACACCGGTTGACCCTCGCGTTGCCGAGAAGATGGTTGAATGCCTGACTGCCGAAGGTAACTTTGGCAACCCCGCATCGCGCTCACACGCGTTTGGCTGGAAAGCTGAAGAGGCTGTGGAAAATGCTCGCCGCCAAGTTGCCGAGCTGGTCAATGCGGATCCTCGCGAAATTGTCTGGACCTCCGGTGCGACCGAATCGGACAACCTGGCGATCAAAGGTGTCGCGCACTTCTATGCCTCCAAGGGCAAGCACATCGTGACCAGCAAGATCGAGCACAAGGCCGTTCTTGATACGACCCGCCAGCTTGAGCGTGAAGGCTTCGAAGTGACCTATATCGAGCCTGGCGAAGATGGGGTGATTACCCCGGCGATGGTCGAGTCAGCGCTGCGTGATGACACGGTGTTGGTTTCTATCATGCACGTGAACAACGAAATCGGAACGATCAACGATATCGCCGCCATCGGTGAGCTAACCCGTGCGCGCGGTGTGTTGTTCCATGTCGACGCTGCTCAGTCCACCGGCAAAGTCGAGATCGACCTGGAAAACATGAAGGTCGACCTGATGTCCTTCTCTGCTCACAAGACCTACGGGCCCAAGGGCGTCGGTGCGCTGTATGTACGGCGTAAGCCACGTGTACGTCTGGAAGCGCAGATGCACGGCGGCGGTCATGAGCGCGGCATGCGCTCGGGCACTCTTGCAGCGCATCAGTCGGTTGGCATGGGCGAGGCGTTTCGCATTGCCAAGGAAGAGATGGCTGCTGAGAACGAACGCATCGCCAAGCTGCGTGATCGCTTCTTCAAGCGAGTTGAGCACCTGGAAGAGCTGTATGTGAATGGCAGCATGACCTCGCGAGTCCCGCACAACCTGAACCTGAGTTTCAATTACGTCGAAGGCGAGTCGCTAATCATGGCGCTCAAGGACCTCGCGGTTTCTTCCGGTTCGGCTTGTACTTCTGCTTCGCTCGAGCCGTCTTATGTGCTCCGCGCGCTGGGTCGCAACGACGAACTCGCTCACAGCTCGATCCGCTTTACCTTCGGCCGCTTCACCACTGAAGAAGAAGTCGACTACGCCGCGCAGAAAGTCAGCGAGGCGGTAACCAAGTTGCGCGAGCTTTCACCCCTGTGGGACATGTTCAAGGATGGCGTCGACATTTCGCAGGTCGAGTGGGCTGCCCACTGA
- the iscR gene encoding Fe-S cluster assembly transcriptional regulator IscR — protein sequence MRLTTKGRYAVTAMLDLALHAQHGPVSLADISERQGISLSYLEQLFAKLRRGSLVTSVRGPGGGYQLSREMAGIQVAQVIDAVNESVDATRCQGLGDCHSGDTCLTHHLWCDLSQQIHEFLSGISLADLVMRREVQEVALRQDMRRANGQTAHLDKIEASAVE from the coding sequence ATGCGATTGACTACCAAAGGCCGTTACGCCGTCACTGCGATGCTCGATCTCGCGCTGCATGCGCAACACGGGCCGGTGTCCCTTGCGGACATTTCCGAGCGGCAGGGCATCTCGCTTTCCTATCTCGAACAGCTATTCGCCAAGCTACGCCGTGGTAGCTTGGTTACTAGCGTTCGTGGGCCGGGTGGTGGCTATCAGCTCTCCCGTGAGATGGCAGGCATTCAGGTCGCGCAGGTCATCGATGCGGTCAACGAGTCGGTCGACGCCACCCGTTGTCAGGGGCTGGGCGATTGTCATTCGGGCGATACCTGTCTGACCCATCATTTGTGGTGCGATCTGAGTCAACAGATCCACGAGTTTCTAAGCGGTATCAGTCTGGCGGACTTGGTGATGCGTCGCGAGGTTCAGGAAGTAGCTCTGCGCCAGGATATGCGCCGCGCCAATGGTCAGACTGCGCACCTGGATAAGATTGAAGCGTCCGCCGTCGAGTGA
- the cysE gene encoding serine O-acetyltransferase — translation MFERMREDIQSVFHRDPAARNAFEVITCYPGLHAVWFHRVSHWLWVNDCKWLARMNSNLARWLTGIEIHPGAHIGRRFFIDHGMGIVIGETAQIGDDVTLYHGVTLGGTSWNKGKRHPTLEDGVIVGAGAKILGPFTVGAGAKVGSNAVVTRAIPAGATAIGIPGRVIVKTDDEQEAKRKAIAEKIGFDAYGVTEDMPDPVARAIGQLLDHVQAVEERMEGMCKALTALGSDYCAKQMPELREEDFAEVKHVSDEPRS, via the coding sequence ATGTTCGAACGCATGCGCGAAGATATCCAGAGCGTTTTTCACCGCGATCCGGCAGCGCGTAACGCATTCGAGGTTATTACCTGTTACCCAGGGCTGCATGCTGTCTGGTTTCATCGGGTTTCCCATTGGTTGTGGGTGAACGACTGCAAGTGGCTGGCGCGCATGAACTCGAACCTGGCGCGCTGGCTGACGGGAATCGAAATTCATCCGGGCGCCCACATTGGCCGGCGTTTTTTCATAGATCACGGGATGGGTATCGTCATTGGCGAGACTGCCCAGATCGGAGACGATGTGACCCTTTATCATGGGGTCACGCTGGGCGGTACCAGCTGGAACAAGGGCAAGCGGCATCCCACGCTCGAGGATGGTGTGATCGTCGGGGCCGGGGCGAAAATCCTTGGCCCGTTCACCGTGGGGGCGGGCGCCAAGGTCGGCTCCAATGCGGTGGTTACGCGCGCAATTCCGGCTGGTGCGACCGCGATTGGCATCCCGGGGCGCGTGATCGTCAAGACGGATGACGAGCAGGAAGCCAAGCGCAAGGCGATCGCCGAGAAGATCGGCTTCGACGCCTATGGCGTGACCGAGGACATGCCCGATCCGGTTGCTCGCGCCATTGGCCAGTTGCTCGATCATGTCCAGGCTGTCGAAGAGCGCATGGAGGGCATGTGCAAGGCACTGACTGCATTAGGTAGCGATTACTGCGCAAAGCAGATGCCTGAGTTGCGTGAAGAGGACTTCGCCGAAGTCAAGCATGTGAGTGACGAACCTCGTTCCTGA
- the trmJ gene encoding tRNA (cytosine(32)/uridine(32)-2'-O)-methyltransferase TrmJ has protein sequence MAEESAVPVSFRFAFLSRTTVSLQNIRVVLVNTSHAGNIGGAARAMKNMGLSRLVLVDPQDFPSSNAIARASGATDVLDSAQVVGTLEEALVGCSLVFGTSARDRRIPWPLLDPRETGSVCVEQVRRGGEVALVFGREYAGLTNEELQRCQYHVHIPSDPEFSSLNLAAAVQVLAYEVRMAWLAANNQPSKQEKLETTSMLDAQPVTADELEHYYGHLEQTLVDIGFLDPQKPRHLMPRLRRLYGRSGISKLEMNILRGILTETQKAVRGEPHKRRSD, from the coding sequence ATGGCGGAGGAGTCGGCCGTTCCTGTAAGCTTTCGGTTTGCTTTCCTGTCGAGAACAACAGTGTCGCTTCAGAACATTCGTGTAGTGCTGGTCAATACCAGTCACGCCGGCAACATTGGTGGTGCGGCCAGGGCCATGAAAAATATGGGCTTGTCTCGCCTGGTGCTGGTAGATCCCCAGGACTTCCCGAGCTCGAATGCCATTGCGCGAGCATCGGGCGCAACTGATGTGCTCGATTCGGCGCAGGTTGTGGGAACGCTTGAAGAGGCTTTGGTGGGCTGCAGTCTGGTATTTGGTACCAGTGCTCGCGATCGACGCATACCCTGGCCGTTGCTGGATCCGCGCGAAACCGGTTCAGTCTGTGTGGAGCAGGTTCGGCGGGGTGGGGAGGTAGCATTGGTGTTTGGGCGCGAATATGCCGGGCTCACCAATGAAGAGCTGCAGCGTTGCCAGTATCACGTGCATATCCCGTCAGATCCCGAGTTCAGTTCATTGAACCTTGCGGCCGCAGTGCAGGTGCTTGCCTACGAGGTGCGCATGGCATGGCTGGCTGCGAATAATCAGCCGAGCAAGCAGGAAAAACTCGAAACCACCTCGATGCTTGATGCGCAGCCGGTTACCGCAGACGAGCTAGAGCACTATTACGGACATCTTGAGCAGACCTTGGTTGACATCGGTTTCCTCGATCCTCAGAAACCTCGTCATCTCATGCCGCGCCTGCGCAGGCTTTACGGTCGCAGCGGTATCAGCAAGCTGGAAATGAATATCCTGCGCGGAATTCTTACGGAAACCCAAAAGGCCGTCCGCGGCGAACCCCATAAGCGGAGATCTGATTGA
- the suhB gene encoding inositol-phosphate phosphatase, with translation MQPMLNIALRAARSAGEMIVRSTERLDVISVSEKDARDYVSEIDRTAEQLIVAALRKAYPNHGILGEEGGLLEGSGDGADYLWVIDPLDGTTNFLRGVPHYAVSIACKYRGRLEHAVVLDPVRQEEFTASRGRGAALNGRRLRVSTRKSLEGALLGTGFPFRDGQMDNMDSYLNMFRSLVGQTAGLRRAGAASLDLAYVAAGRYDAFWEFGLSEWDMAAGALLIQEAGGLVSDFSGSHDFLEKGQIVAGNTKCFKAVLTAIQPHLTPSLKR, from the coding sequence ATGCAGCCCATGCTGAATATCGCGCTGCGCGCCGCCCGTAGCGCCGGCGAAATGATTGTTCGTTCCACCGAGCGCCTGGACGTGATCTCGGTTAGCGAAAAAGACGCGCGCGATTACGTCTCGGAAATCGACCGCACCGCAGAGCAGCTCATCGTGGCGGCGCTGCGCAAAGCCTATCCGAACCACGGCATTCTTGGCGAGGAAGGCGGCTTGCTGGAGGGCAGCGGGGATGGCGCGGATTACCTCTGGGTGATCGACCCGCTGGATGGCACGACCAACTTTCTACGCGGCGTCCCGCATTACGCCGTCAGCATCGCTTGCAAATACCGTGGTCGCCTTGAGCATGCCGTGGTCCTCGACCCGGTGCGCCAGGAAGAATTCACTGCAAGCCGAGGCCGCGGCGCCGCACTCAACGGCCGCCGCCTGCGAGTAAGCACACGCAAAAGCCTGGAAGGCGCGCTCCTCGGGACGGGTTTCCCATTCCGCGACGGACAAATGGACAACATGGACAGCTACCTGAACATGTTCCGCAGCCTGGTTGGACAGACAGCAGGCCTGCGTCGCGCTGGCGCTGCCAGCCTGGATCTCGCCTATGTTGCGGCCGGCCGCTACGACGCATTCTGGGAATTCGGTCTTTCCGAATGGGACATGGCGGCAGGCGCGCTATTGATTCAGGAAGCTGGCGGCTTGGTCAGCGACTTCAGCGGCAGCCACGATTTCCTTGAGAAAGGCCAGATCGTCGCCGGCAACACCAAGTGCTTCAAGGCCGTACTGACGGCAATCCAGCCACACCTGACGCCTTCACTGAAGCGCTAG
- a CDS encoding glycine zipper 2TM domain-containing protein — MNKSMLVGSVLGAVVVTAGGAFATYSLVDRGPQFAEVLAVEPVKETIKTPREVCREVAVTRQKPVQDSNRIAGTAVGAVVGGLLGNQVGGGNGKKIATVVGAVGGGYAGHQVQGRMQANDTYTTTETRCNTVTDSQDKVVGYDVKYDLDGEIGQVRMDRDPGSKIPFRDGQLVLTQQ; from the coding sequence ATGAACAAGTCGATGCTGGTAGGTAGTGTTCTAGGTGCTGTCGTCGTCACTGCTGGCGGTGCATTCGCGACCTATTCACTGGTTGATCGAGGGCCGCAGTTCGCCGAAGTGTTAGCCGTTGAGCCGGTCAAGGAAACCATTAAGACGCCACGTGAGGTTTGCCGAGAGGTGGCTGTTACGCGGCAGAAGCCGGTGCAGGACAGCAATCGAATTGCCGGGACGGCGGTGGGTGCGGTCGTCGGTGGCTTGCTGGGCAATCAGGTTGGCGGCGGTAACGGAAAGAAGATTGCCACCGTTGTCGGTGCGGTAGGAGGTGGGTATGCCGGTCATCAGGTGCAAGGCCGTATGCAGGCGAATGACACCTACACCACCACCGAAACCCGCTGCAATACCGTAACCGACAGCCAGGACAAGGTCGTTGGTTATGACGTCAAATATGATCTTGACGGAGAGATCGGTCAGGTTCGGATGGATCGCGATCCCGGTAGCAAGATTCCGTTTCGCGACGGTCAGCTGGTGCTGACGCAGCAGTGA
- the secF gene encoding protein translocase subunit SecF: MKRVINFMGVRHVAFALTVLLTLVSLGSLAVKGLNFGLDFTGGTLIELSYEQPVPLDQVRAQLSRSGFDNAVVQSFGATTDVLVRMPGDDPMMSERIAEALRGGESASAVTVKRVEFVGPAVGEELRDQGGLGMLLALGGILVYVAFRFQWKFGLGAVLSLFHDVILVLGIFSLFQITFDLTVLAAVLAVIGYSLNDTIVIFDRIRENFRVLRKAELLENINISTTQTLLRTLATSVSTLLAVGALMFFGGENLWGFSLALLIGVGAGTYSSVYVAGMLLVWLKLTRDDLIPPVVEEVDELP; this comes from the coding sequence ATGAAACGCGTAATCAATTTCATGGGTGTGCGTCATGTGGCGTTTGCCCTGACCGTACTGCTCACGCTTGTCTCGCTCGGTAGTCTGGCGGTGAAAGGGCTGAATTTCGGCCTGGACTTCACCGGCGGCACATTGATCGAACTGTCCTATGAGCAGCCGGTGCCCTTGGATCAGGTGCGGGCGCAGCTCTCCCGCTCCGGCTTCGACAACGCCGTGGTGCAGAGCTTTGGTGCGACCACCGATGTGCTGGTCAGGATGCCGGGCGACGATCCAATGATGAGCGAGCGGATCGCCGAAGCACTGCGTGGCGGTGAAAGTGCTAGCGCCGTCACCGTCAAGCGGGTCGAGTTCGTCGGACCGGCAGTTGGTGAGGAGCTTCGTGATCAGGGTGGGTTGGGCATGCTGCTCGCCCTGGGCGGCATCCTCGTGTATGTCGCCTTTCGGTTTCAGTGGAAGTTCGGACTGGGTGCCGTGCTTTCGCTGTTTCACGACGTGATATTGGTGCTCGGGATCTTTTCGCTGTTCCAGATTACTTTCGATCTGACGGTTTTGGCGGCGGTTCTTGCCGTAATCGGTTACTCGCTCAACGATACCATCGTGATCTTCGACCGAATTCGCGAGAACTTCCGCGTCCTGCGTAAGGCTGAGTTGTTGGAGAACATCAACATTTCAACCACTCAGACTTTGCTGCGGACCTTGGCCACCTCGGTGTCTACCTTACTGGCGGTCGGTGCGCTGATGTTCTTCGGGGGGGAAAACCTTTGGGGCTTCTCGTTGGCGTTGCTGATAGGTGTCGGTGCGGGCACCTATTCGTCGGTGTATGTCGCCGGGATGTTGCTGGTGTGGCTGAAGCTTACTCGCGACGATCTGATTCCCCCTGTTGTTGAAGAGGTTGACGAGCTTCCTTGA
- the secD gene encoding protein translocase subunit SecD has protein sequence MLNRFPLWKYLLIVVVLGIAFIYSAPNLYPDDPAVQVTGAATSLNVTEADLDRASKALAEAGIKVKATTLDDQGRGGLLRLTDQDDQLPAKDVVRRALGDAYVVALNLAPTTPDWLRSLAASPMKLGLDLSGGVHFLLEVDMDKAIETRLNVYEGEVKSLLRKERVRYRSLPQAGNAVQLGFADEATLSAAQSLIRKNFNDFELTSSERNGQQVLRLAITEAKLAEIREYSIKQNLTTVRNRVNELGVSEPLVQRQGANRIVVELPGVQDTAEAKRILGKTANLEFRLAADADAARATTETFGFREEGRPPVQLERSLIITGDQVTDAQASYDENGRPQVNIRLDGHGGDLMNRATRNNVGRSMAVIFIEQRPTTRYVKQMVDGVEQEVRVETFQEEKSIISLATIQSALGSQFRITGLDGQGESSELALLLRAGGLAAPMYFAEERTIGPSLGAENIKLGIEAALWGFLFVAVFMVAIYKFFGVLATVALLFNMVVLTALMSMLGATLTLPGIAGIVLTMGMAVDANVLIFSRIREEIANGMSIQRAIHEGFDRAFSAIVDGNLTTLLVGGILFAMGTGPIKGFAVTLSLGIMTSMFTAIIVTRAMVNLIYGGRDLKKLWI, from the coding sequence ATGCTCAATAGATTCCCTCTTTGGAAATACCTGCTGATTGTGGTGGTGCTAGGCATTGCCTTCATATATTCAGCACCTAACCTCTACCCGGATGATCCGGCAGTTCAGGTTACCGGTGCTGCAACCTCGCTCAACGTTACCGAAGCGGATCTTGACCGCGCCAGCAAGGCGCTTGCTGAGGCCGGTATCAAGGTCAAGGCGACGACCCTGGATGACCAAGGCCGTGGTGGTCTGTTGCGGCTGACCGATCAGGACGATCAGTTGCCGGCCAAAGACGTGGTGCGCCGCGCGCTGGGTGATGCCTACGTGGTCGCGCTCAACCTTGCCCCCACGACACCCGATTGGCTACGCAGTTTGGCTGCGAGCCCGATGAAGTTGGGTCTTGATCTGTCTGGTGGCGTGCACTTCCTACTTGAAGTCGATATGGACAAGGCCATCGAGACGCGGCTCAACGTCTACGAAGGCGAAGTCAAAAGCCTGTTGCGCAAGGAGCGCGTGCGCTATCGCAGCCTTCCCCAGGCGGGGAATGCTGTGCAGCTCGGCTTTGCCGACGAAGCCACACTTTCGGCTGCTCAATCGCTGATCCGCAAGAACTTCAATGATTTCGAGCTGACCTCCAGCGAGCGCAATGGCCAACAAGTGCTGCGCCTGGCGATTACCGAGGCCAAGCTTGCGGAGATTCGCGAGTATTCGATCAAGCAGAACCTGACGACCGTGCGTAATCGGGTCAATGAGCTGGGGGTTTCCGAGCCATTGGTTCAGCGCCAAGGTGCCAATCGCATTGTCGTCGAGCTCCCGGGCGTACAGGACACTGCCGAAGCGAAGCGCATCCTGGGCAAGACCGCTAACCTCGAGTTTCGCCTCGCTGCCGATGCTGACGCCGCGCGCGCTACAACCGAGACCTTTGGCTTTCGCGAGGAAGGTCGTCCGCCTGTACAGCTCGAGCGCAGCCTGATCATCACGGGTGACCAGGTCACCGATGCCCAGGCCAGCTATGACGAGAATGGCCGTCCGCAAGTGAACATTCGCCTGGATGGTCATGGCGGCGATCTGATGAACCGTGCCACCCGTAACAACGTCGGTCGCAGCATGGCGGTGATCTTCATAGAACAGCGTCCGACCACGCGTTACGTCAAGCAGATGGTCGATGGCGTCGAGCAGGAAGTACGGGTCGAGACCTTTCAGGAAGAGAAGAGCATCATCAGCTTGGCGACTATCCAGTCGGCATTGGGGAGTCAGTTCCGTATCACTGGGTTGGATGGCCAGGGCGAGTCGTCCGAGCTGGCATTGCTGCTGCGGGCCGGTGGCCTTGCGGCTCCGATGTATTTCGCCGAGGAGCGCACTATTGGTCCGAGTCTCGGTGCAGAGAACATTAAGCTCGGCATCGAGGCCGCGCTGTGGGGCTTTCTCTTCGTAGCGGTTTTCATGGTCGCGATCTACAAGTTCTTTGGAGTGTTGGCTACGGTCGCGTTGCTGTTCAACATGGTAGTGCTGACCGCGCTGATGTCGATGCTGGGCGCGACGCTTACGTTGCCAGGTATTGCCGGTATCGTCTTGACGATGGGGATGGCGGTCGACGCCAACGTGCTGATCTTCTCGCGTATCCGGGAGGAAATAGCCAACGGCATGTCGATCCAGCGAGCTATTCACGAAGGCTTCGACCGGGCATTTTCCGCAATCGTCGACGGCAACCTGACCACGTTGCTGGTCGGGGGCATACTCTTCGCGATGGGGACCGGTCCGATCAAGGGCTTCGCCGTCACGCTCTCGCTCGGAATCATGACCTCCATGTTCACCGCCATCATCGTGACCCGCGCCATGGTCAACCTGATCTACGGTGGCCGCGATCTCAAGAAGTTGTGGATTTAA
- the yajC gene encoding preprotein translocase subunit YajC → MSFLIPAAYAQEAAAGPAGSGFEWLFLVGFLVIFYLMIWRPQAKRAKEHKNLIGGLQKGDEVVTSGGIAGKVTKVSDDFVVIEVSDSVELKFQKVAIAATLPKGTLKAI, encoded by the coding sequence ATGAGCTTTCTGATTCCCGCCGCCTACGCTCAAGAGGCTGCCGCTGGTCCCGCCGGTAGTGGCTTCGAGTGGCTGTTTCTGGTCGGTTTCCTGGTCATTTTCTATCTGATGATCTGGCGTCCCCAGGCCAAGCGCGCCAAAGAGCACAAGAACCTGATCGGCGGCCTGCAGAAGGGTGACGAAGTCGTTACTTCGGGGGGGATTGCCGGCAAGGTCACCAAGGTCTCTGATGACTTCGTCGTGATCGAGGTTTCCGACTCGGTGGAGCTGAAATTCCAGAAGGTGGCGATTGCGGCGACTCTGCCTAAAGGCACGCTGAAAGCCATCTGA
- the tgt gene encoding tRNA guanosine(34) transglycosylase Tgt — MSFELLATEGKARRGRLIFPRGTVETPAFMPVGTYGTVKGMLPRDIEDIGAQIILGNTFHLWLRPGTEVIKAHGDLHNFMQWQGPILTDSGGFQVFSLGAMRKIKEEGVYFASPVDGAKVFMGPEESMQVQRDLGSDIVMIFDECTPYPAEEDVARRSMELSLRWARRSKDAHGDSPAALFGIVQGGMHESLRMRSLEGLCEIGFDGLAIGGLSVGEPKEEMLRVLDFLPPHMPADKPRYLMGVGKPEDLVEGVRRGVDMFDCVMPTRNARNGHLFVDSGVIKIRNAVHRYDDSPLDAGCDCYTCKHFSRAYLHHLDKCGEMLGSMLNTIHNLRHYQRLMAGLRDAIQQGTLTAFVDAFYAKRGLPTPPLA, encoded by the coding sequence ATGTCGTTCGAACTGCTAGCCACCGAAGGCAAGGCTCGTCGCGGACGTTTGATCTTTCCGCGCGGCACGGTAGAGACGCCAGCGTTCATGCCGGTGGGTACCTATGGCACGGTAAAAGGCATGCTGCCGCGTGATATCGAGGATATCGGCGCGCAAATCATTCTCGGCAACACCTTTCACCTTTGGCTGCGGCCGGGCACTGAAGTAATCAAGGCGCACGGCGACCTGCATAATTTCATGCAATGGCAGGGGCCGATTCTGACCGACTCCGGCGGTTTTCAGGTATTCAGCCTGGGCGCGATGCGCAAGATCAAGGAGGAGGGCGTGTACTTCGCCTCGCCGGTAGATGGCGCCAAGGTGTTCATGGGGCCGGAAGAGTCGATGCAGGTGCAGCGCGATCTGGGCTCGGACATCGTAATGATCTTCGACGAATGTACGCCTTATCCGGCCGAAGAAGATGTCGCGCGGCGCTCGATGGAGCTGTCGTTGCGTTGGGCGCGCCGTTCCAAGGATGCGCACGGCGACAGCCCGGCGGCATTGTTCGGTATCGTCCAGGGCGGTATGCACGAGTCGCTGCGCATGCGCTCGCTGGAGGGCCTGTGCGAGATTGGCTTCGATGGGCTGGCTATCGGTGGGCTCTCGGTTGGTGAGCCCAAGGAAGAAATGCTTCGAGTGCTGGATTTCCTTCCGCCGCACATGCCGGCCGACAAGCCGCGTTATCTGATGGGGGTGGGCAAGCCGGAAGACCTCGTCGAGGGTGTGCGCCGGGGTGTGGACATGTTCGATTGCGTGATGCCGACCCGCAATGCGCGCAATGGTCACCTGTTCGTCGATTCAGGGGTGATCAAGATCCGCAACGCCGTACATCGTTACGATGATTCGCCGCTGGACGCCGGGTGCGATTGTTACACCTGCAAACACTTCTCCCGGGCGTATCTGCACCATCTGGACAAGTGTGGCGAAATGCTTGGCAGCATGTTGAATACAATCCACAACTTGCGTCACTACCAGCGCCTTATGGCTGGTTTACGCGATGCTATCCAACAAGGTACATTGACCGCCTTTGTCGACGCCTTCTATGCCAAGCGCGGCTTGCCAACGCCGCCGCTTGCGTAA